In the genome of Ignisphaera cupida, one region contains:
- a CDS encoding HD domain-containing protein — translation MDLGRYKIVKDPVHGYIKIYEHELSIVDTFAFQRLRKIKQLSVADIVYPGATHTRFSHSLGVAHVTEALVRDVTRKYRVKQYDLERYVVIMRFIALLHDIGHGPFSHAFEDFILIPKGITHEDVGAEIVLQEPQISSVVERIVSEYGYKLSDVSAALKCTKKDFWPFKENIYDGGSEKALFYILKGVYSADIIDYLLRDSYYTGAGYGSNIDWYRISYYLGVVGDNIVIDYRALDALELLMLARMYMFSTVYYHKTVRAATKFLGDIMSIVQSRKIMDFNNMLKNVGEYIKLNDESFLFNPSVYSLNETRDFLSRKIPYKLVAEYRIPLANLRTPIEFINRSKVVLENILEQELKRKSIEVEKDKDFFIDTPKLSLNPMLGSEEIIVMLEGGQITRKSIFDFTWFNIPKFAILIRLYIRRELRDKAQIIRDVFNELFSYEEMRSFY, via the coding sequence ATGGATCTTGGAAGATATAAGATAGTTAAAGACCCTGTTCATGGGTATATTAAGATATATGAGCATGAACTTTCTATTGTAGACACATTTGCTTTTCAAAGACTTCGAAAAATAAAACAGCTTTCAGTAGCTGATATTGTTTATCCTGGTGCTACACATACGAGATTTAGTCACAGTTTGGGTGTGGCCCATGTAACAGAGGCTCTTGTAAGAGATGTTACTAGAAAGTATAGGGTTAAGCAATATGATTTAGAGAGATATGTTGTTATCATGAGGTTTATAGCGCTTCTGCATGATATTGGCCATGGCCCATTTAGCCATGCTTTTGAAGATTTTATTCTCATACCAAAAGGAATAACTCATGAAGATGTTGGTGCCGAAATTGTTTTGCAAGAACCTCAAATATCTTCAGTTGTTGAAAGAATTGTTTCTGAGTATGGATATAAATTAAGTGATGTTTCAGCGGCTTTGAAATGTACTAAAAAAGATTTTTGGCCATTTAAAGAGAATATATATGATGGTGGCTCTGAAAAAGCATTGTTCTACATATTAAAGGGTGTTTACAGTGCTGATATCATTGATTATTTGCTTAGAGATTCATATTATACAGGTGCTGGATATGGAAGCAATATAGATTGGTATAGAATCTCGTATTATCTAGGGGTTGTGGGAGACAATATCGTTATTGACTATAGAGCCTTAGATGCTTTGGAGCTATTAATGCTTGCTCGAATGTACATGTTTTCAACAGTTTACTACCATAAAACAGTTAGAGCTGCAACAAAGTTTCTAGGTGATATAATGTCTATTGTTCAAAGCAGAAAAATAATGGATTTTAATAATATGTTAAAAAATGTTGGTGAATACATAAAGTTAAATGATGAGAGCTTTCTATTCAATCCAAGTGTATACAGTTTAAACGAAACCAGGGATTTTCTATCAAGAAAAATACCATATAAACTTGTGGCAGAGTACAGAATACCACTAGCAAATCTTAGAACACCAATAGAATTTATAAATAGAAGCAAAGTAGTTTTAGAGAATATTCTTGAGCAAGAACTAAAAAGAAAAAGCATTGAAGTAGAAAAAGACAAAGACTTTTTCATAGATACACCAAAGCTTTCTCTAAATCCAATGCTAGGCTCAGAAGAAATAATTGTGATGCTTGAAGGAGGGCAAATAACAAGAAAAAGCATATTTGACTTCACATGGTTCAATATACCAAAGTTTGCAATACTAATTAGATTGTACATAAGAAGAGAATTGAGAGACAAAGCACAAATCATAAGAGATGTTTTTAATGAGCTATTTAGCTATGAGGAGATGAGATCCTTCTATTAA
- a CDS encoding 5'-nucleotidase, which translates to MPVFISSEEEFIDVARKAEECRVKRIPKKNIAKVKARTKRYLYTYKIQIQNLDALLEKLKSVCKNIVEV; encoded by the coding sequence ATGCCTGTATTTATTTCCAGTGAAGAAGAATTCATAGATGTAGCTAGAAAAGCTGAGGAGTGTAGAGTTAAGAGGATTCCAAAGAAGAATATTGCAAAGGTTAAAGCAAGAACAAAAAGATATCTCTACACATATAAAATACAAATACAAAATCTTGATGCATTATTAGAAAAATTAAAAAGCGTTTGTAAAAATATTGTTGAGGTATGA
- a CDS encoding bifunctional phosphoglucose/phosphomannose isomerase, producing MINQYLNWYNMVQETLESEVFNSKEYKDIERVVVIGMGGSGIVGDILSVIAQNYSNLLMLTYKDFYVPNNFISNKTFVLAISYSGNTLETIASVIQLLKKGLPIGVVASGGELLDIAKKHILPHIVVRPGLAPRSAMPLMLVASIKLLSSCGIRLVSWESLHKSLAILRNTEEANRISDEVVEFLKESTIPLIVATNRYHPLAIRIKNELNENAKMPAKIEVIPELFHNDIVGWERHSGREKAIIISSDIEYEEQLLKFYGEYLESTGFDVYHLKLSGNIIERYLFGSLIAGIASAKIANKLGLDPLQTRSIVMYKEFLKKHRDDILKKVLSL from the coding sequence ATGATTAATCAGTACCTTAACTGGTATAACATGGTTCAAGAAACATTGGAAAGTGAAGTATTTAATTCAAAGGAGTATAAGGATATTGAAAGAGTTGTTGTAATTGGAATGGGTGGAAGTGGCATAGTAGGAGATATCCTTAGTGTAATAGCACAAAACTACTCTAATCTTTTAATGCTTACATACAAGGATTTCTATGTTCCAAATAATTTCATAAGCAATAAAACATTTGTTTTAGCAATAAGCTATTCTGGTAACACATTAGAAACAATAGCATCTGTAATACAGCTTCTAAAGAAAGGTCTTCCAATAGGTGTTGTTGCTTCTGGTGGTGAGCTTCTGGATATAGCAAAGAAGCATATACTACCACACATTGTTGTGCGACCTGGTTTAGCACCCAGATCAGCTATGCCTCTAATGCTTGTTGCATCTATTAAGCTACTTAGTTCATGTGGCATAAGATTGGTTTCATGGGAAAGCTTACACAAGTCTTTAGCTATTCTAAGAAATACTGAAGAAGCTAATAGAATTAGTGATGAAGTTGTTGAGTTTCTAAAAGAATCTACCATACCTTTGATTGTAGCTACAAATAGATATCATCCATTAGCCATAAGAATTAAAAATGAGTTAAATGAAAATGCGAAAATGCCTGCTAAAATTGAGGTAATTCCTGAGCTATTTCATAATGATATAGTTGGTTGGGAAAGACATAGCGGAAGGGAAAAGGCAATAATTATAAGCTCAGATATCGAGTATGAGGAGCAGCTACTAAAATTCTATGGAGAATATTTAGAGAGTACAGGATTTGATGTGTATCATCTTAAACTTAGTGGTAACATAATTGAAAGGTATTTGTTTGGATCACTTATAGCTGGAATTGCAAGTGCTAAAATTGCTAATAAGCTTGGTTTAGATCCACTGCAAACAAGAAGCATAGTAATGTATAAGGAATTTTTAAAGAAACATCGCGATGATATTTTAAAAAAGGTTTTGAGTTTATAA
- a CDS encoding PAC2 family protein — translation MWKFIKYDNNIDFGRSIVIVGFPGMGLVGKTVASHLIDSLDAKLFGVIYGTKFPAQLIVDSGGIGEISKVLIYNSKVNDLGVFIVTGDSQPISDSDQHFLSHYILSKLRKYNIVEVIAAAAYVSDVVVSSRRVFVVGNNKDVLRKYVDKGAVVLSEGVISGLNGIIIGWAKVFGIQGTCALGETWRSIVELNYVDYTAAKLVIDLLSNVWNLGVDTRDLERKGKGIEKEVELLLRSFTQQKEEGIKGEKRPYYIT, via the coding sequence ATGTGGAAATTTATTAAGTATGATAATAACATTGACTTTGGTAGAAGTATAGTTATAGTTGGTTTTCCTGGTATGGGTCTTGTTGGAAAAACTGTTGCTTCTCATTTGATAGATTCTCTTGATGCAAAATTGTTTGGGGTTATCTATGGCACTAAATTCCCTGCTCAGCTAATAGTGGATTCTGGTGGAATTGGTGAAATTAGTAAGGTTTTAATATACAATTCCAAGGTGAATGATCTTGGAGTTTTCATTGTAACAGGAGATTCTCAACCTATTAGCGATTCCGATCAGCATTTCCTTAGTCACTACATTCTCAGTAAGCTTAGGAAATACAACATTGTTGAGGTTATAGCTGCTGCAGCATATGTTTCAGATGTTGTTGTTTCTAGTAGAAGAGTTTTTGTTGTTGGTAATAACAAAGATGTGTTGAGAAAATATGTGGATAAAGGAGCTGTAGTGCTAAGTGAAGGTGTTATAAGTGGATTAAACGGCATTATAATTGGGTGGGCAAAAGTTTTTGGTATTCAAGGAACTTGCGCACTTGGAGAAACTTGGAGAAGCATTGTAGAGCTAAACTATGTGGATTATACAGCTGCTAAGCTTGTCATTGATTTGCTAAGTAACGTATGGAATCTTGGTGTAGATACTCGAGATTTGGAGAGAAAGGGGAAAGGTATTGAGAAAGAGGTTGAGTTACTTCTCAGAAGCTTTACTCAGCAAAAAGAGGAGGGTATAAAAGGAGAGAAAAGACCATACTATATCACATAG
- a CDS encoding DUF434 domain-containing protein: MNLRNSERSRCNEEIRLDALANAAYDYRFLLSRGYSSSILDIVAKHYMLDRYEKMLLFRCVHSLSYVYDTMKKLVVPCVNSLNSSILVIDFFNIVLTVLSIIKSECVFLCDDCLVRDLRGAKIRGDEKALLANVYKIIMDVLSTYRNLFNEVVIIADKNVSHSLDYVKSFSNLLSNNVKNIKVSYILSQTPDSETISMAKHGVVASTDAVIIEKADKVLPLTTMVLWHIGLEPRIDFPKLFGYYCPFCFKKPKMP; the protein is encoded by the coding sequence GTGAATTTAAGAAATAGTGAAAGAAGTAGGTGTAATGAAGAAATAAGACTTGATGCGTTAGCTAATGCAGCTTATGATTATAGGTTTCTACTTTCTAGAGGCTATTCATCATCTATATTGGATATTGTTGCAAAGCACTATATGCTGGATCGATATGAGAAAATGCTACTTTTTAGGTGTGTTCATAGCTTGAGCTACGTATATGATACTATGAAAAAACTTGTTGTTCCATGTGTAAATAGCTTGAATAGTTCCATTCTTGTAATAGATTTCTTTAACATAGTATTAACTGTTTTATCAATTATTAAATCAGAATGTGTTTTTCTTTGTGATGATTGTCTTGTAAGAGACTTGAGAGGTGCTAAAATAAGAGGTGATGAAAAAGCATTGTTAGCTAATGTATACAAAATAATTATGGATGTTTTATCTACATACAGAAATCTTTTTAACGAAGTAGTGATTATTGCTGACAAAAATGTTAGTCATAGTCTAGATTATGTGAAATCATTTTCAAATTTGCTAAGCAATAATGTTAAAAATATCAAAGTCTCATACATACTTTCACAAACACCTGATTCAGAGACAATATCAATGGCGAAACACGGTGTAGTTGCATCAACAGATGCTGTAATAATAGAAAAAGCAGATAAGGTATTACCTCTAACAACAATGGTTCTTTGGCATATAGGTTTAGAGCCTAGAATAGATTTTCCAAAACTTTTTGGTTACTATTGCCCATTTTGTTTCAAAAAACCAAAAATGCCGTAG
- a CDS encoding transposase produces the protein MLLKTLRRTVVLEGWTNRFGGEALREVGDAYREMLGEMLCYALEHRASQSTLHRIFYNRFREEYPWLPTRIIKGCYRDAIRRVKSFKKLRKKGQAKRDRPEIRSITITYSDSQDWRLRDGAVELRTHRGWIRITYKNHRQLHRYLYSGWRQSSELKLKLVGGRILIYLTLVREFEVSYNPNNAVAVDINENNVTLAVFVDRRLHEIYRIETNIGRIVIAYSERRKRIASGRSTRDRIARKAFRKLREGERKEDIIYKTARIIEKIARRYDATIVVGNVHRGKNRMASKASKNLRHRIHQWSTSKLVETLNNKPIYVVEESEAYSSSRDPFSGRPIKNYAPSVIRIALRGGRRVKVIKIQMRIARLSNGLTMDRDMIGAINIGLRYLSADGRGVAFPSTGPHEAWAKLVIPSLGPTPLTVLLNTCKYL, from the coding sequence ATGCTCTTAAAGACGCTTAGGAGAACGGTTGTGCTAGAAGGCTGGACTAATAGGTTTGGTGGAGAGGCTCTTAGAGAGGTTGGGGATGCATATAGGGAGATGTTGGGTGAGATGCTCTGCTACGCTCTAGAGCATAGAGCATCTCAATCTACTTTACACAGGATCTTCTATAACAGGTTTAGAGAGGAATATCCATGGCTTCCCACGAGGATTATTAAGGGGTGCTATAGAGATGCCATTAGAAGGGTAAAATCATTCAAAAAGCTTAGGAAAAAAGGACAGGCAAAAAGAGATAGGCCTGAGATAAGGAGTATAACAATAACATATTCTGATTCTCAGGATTGGAGGTTGAGGGATGGAGCTGTAGAACTTAGAACACATAGGGGATGGATCAGAATAACCTATAAAAATCATAGGCAATTACATAGATATCTCTACAGTGGTTGGAGACAATCAAGCGAGTTAAAGCTGAAGCTAGTTGGTGGGAGGATCCTCATATATCTAACCCTTGTAAGAGAATTCGAGGTATCTTATAACCCGAATAACGCTGTTGCAGTGGATATAAATGAGAACAATGTTACACTAGCTGTTTTTGTTGATAGGAGGCTACATGAGATCTATAGGATTGAAACCAATATTGGTAGAATAGTTATAGCGTATTCTGAGAGGAGGAAGAGGATAGCAAGCGGTAGATCCACTAGGGATAGAATTGCTAGGAAAGCATTTAGAAAGCTTAGAGAGGGTGAGAGGAAGGAGGATATAATATACAAGACAGCTAGGATCATTGAGAAGATCGCTAGGAGATATGATGCAACTATAGTTGTTGGAAATGTCCATAGGGGTAAGAATAGAATGGCTAGCAAAGCTAGTAAAAATCTTAGGCATAGAATCCACCAGTGGAGCACCTCAAAACTAGTTGAAACATTGAATAATAAACCTATATATGTTGTTGAGGAGTCAGAGGCATACTCCTCCTCAAGGGATCCGTTTAGCGGTAGACCCATCAAAAATTATGCCCCCTCTGTGATTCGCATTGCGTTGAGAGGGGGTAGAAGGGTAAAAGTCATAAAGATACAGATGAGAATAGCCAGGCTGAGCAACGGATTAACCATGGATAGAGACATGATAGGTGCTATCAATATTGGTCTGAGATATCTGTCCGCAGATGGGAGGGGCGTGGCGTTCCCCTCGACAGGGCCCCATGAGGCTTGGGCGAAGCTAGTGATCCCAAGCCTAGGGCCAACCCCGCTAACGGTACTTCTAAATACTTGTAAATATCTTTAG
- a CDS encoding KaiC domain-containing protein, producing MTRVSTGVTELDNALEGGVPKGSWVAITGEPGTGKSILCMHFAWAGLMAGDPVVYVTTEAEFRDVVKQAKMFGMDFEQYRIYDISSSREASETPNIVVIDIFGLLKIARQMSEAIPTDVETAKKRRFAALDIQTLVAAIQEAYKILGVLREGGKSPTRHVRLIIDSLSAFWADKPAMARKYSYDLKISTHRENVTAYLVSQYAMTTKSTFGFGLEHIADGVFHLWMDDVENAKEVRRYLIIKKMRMTNHARYAFKVDIVPEKGFTITPLVS from the coding sequence GTGACAAGAGTTTCAACTGGTGTAACAGAATTAGATAATGCTCTAGAGGGTGGAGTCCCAAAAGGTTCATGGGTTGCAATAACAGGTGAGCCTGGCACTGGCAAATCTATACTGTGTATGCATTTTGCATGGGCAGGTCTAATGGCTGGAGATCCGGTGGTTTACGTTACTACAGAAGCTGAGTTTAGAGATGTTGTTAAACAAGCAAAGATGTTTGGCATGGATTTTGAACAATATAGAATATATGACATATCTAGTAGTAGAGAAGCTTCAGAAACACCCAATATTGTTGTCATAGACATATTTGGTTTACTAAAAATTGCAAGACAAATGAGTGAAGCAATTCCAACTGATGTTGAAACTGCTAAAAAGAGAAGGTTTGCTGCACTCGATATTCAAACACTTGTAGCAGCTATTCAAGAAGCTTACAAAATTCTTGGTGTTCTTAGGGAAGGTGGTAAATCACCTACTAGACATGTGAGGTTAATAATAGACTCTTTAAGTGCTTTTTGGGCAGATAAACCAGCAATGGCAAGAAAATATAGCTATGATTTGAAGATATCTACTCATAGAGAAAATGTAACAGCTTACTTGGTATCACAATATGCAATGACAACAAAATCCACATTTGGATTTGGCTTAGAGCATATAGCTGATGGCGTATTCCATTTATGGATGGATGATGTAGAAAATGCAAAGGAGGTTAGAAGATATTTAATAATAAAGAAAATGAGGATGACGAATCACGCAAGATATGCATTTAAAGTAGATATAGTTCCGGAAAAAGGTTTCACAATAACACCACTTGTTTCCTAA
- a CDS encoding DUF2070 family protein, with protein MLEGVTLKYYRFLRIPSAIAKKFYIAYITLFLLLFIADVYPFLFLYAINLMFLYKLLIIHVLSMLILILFMKISAKYMKTRQIVNAIVFIVSVGVPLEFISSPIGLYGIAYAIIPLIGTITLVHLAGLFKGLIYVVFVSIAIESMFSYVDSFKFVLLRFSLVLILLLVSVSIVMRLNKVGNYNVLKIANAWIRFMLSGDGNEIEEALDNIGIEFNAQMKIFLFERKTDAIALITPTIHFGPYKNIGSTYLPYDIESVFTSKKLKVLVFHGAGSHELDLTKRAYGVSLARELASRIVEEKDRIVPELVYEPFRVFNGLREALAIQTDSTALIIISSTVTGGDDLPYELQKFAESITRLYGFRDVVIVDAHNLEGKRELDVSQFSLLVKAALSKRSKVCEEFMVGYGESSIKEHVYVKGICRDVVKALTMRCNENLYSIIYLYGNNAKVGVRDALRKVAIENGCKDAEVVTLDDHTCAGSVFDAPYYSIELSNSLIDAVKNALNVSINDLKPATVKYLQYESKVKVAGNKIYELLDVATRVGSIIVKYLKISLPLLYFIWLVLVLIIKTAII; from the coding sequence ATGCTTGAAGGAGTAACATTAAAGTATTATAGGTTTTTAAGAATTCCATCAGCAATTGCAAAGAAATTTTACATAGCTTACATAACATTGTTTTTGTTGCTTTTCATAGCGGATGTTTATCCCTTTCTATTCTTATATGCTATTAATTTGATGTTTTTATATAAATTACTTATTATCCATGTTTTATCTATGTTGATTTTGATATTGTTTATGAAAATTTCTGCAAAATATATGAAAACTAGGCAAATAGTTAATGCAATTGTTTTCATAGTTAGTGTCGGTGTGCCATTAGAGTTCATATCTTCTCCTATTGGGTTGTATGGTATAGCTTATGCTATTATACCATTAATTGGAACAATAACACTAGTTCATTTAGCAGGATTATTTAAGGGGTTAATTTACGTAGTTTTTGTATCTATAGCTATAGAGTCCATGTTTTCATATGTTGATAGCTTCAAATTCGTATTACTCAGATTTTCATTGGTATTAATACTTCTACTTGTTTCAGTTTCTATTGTAATGCGATTAAATAAAGTTGGGAACTATAATGTACTTAAAATAGCAAATGCGTGGATAAGATTCATGTTATCTGGAGATGGCAATGAAATTGAGGAAGCACTTGATAACATTGGCATAGAGTTCAATGCGCAAATGAAGATATTTTTGTTTGAAAGAAAAACTGATGCCATAGCACTGATTACACCAACAATACATTTTGGACCATATAAAAATATTGGAAGCACATACCTTCCTTATGACATAGAATCGGTTTTTACAAGCAAAAAATTAAAGGTGCTTGTATTTCATGGTGCAGGATCACATGAACTTGATCTTACTAAAAGAGCTTATGGGGTATCATTAGCACGTGAACTTGCCTCAAGAATAGTAGAAGAAAAAGATAGAATAGTTCCAGAACTTGTTTACGAACCTTTTCGTGTTTTTAATGGTTTGCGAGAAGCCTTAGCTATACAAACTGATAGTACTGCACTAATAATAATATCATCTACTGTGACAGGAGGGGATGATTTGCCTTATGAATTGCAAAAATTTGCAGAATCAATTACTAGGTTGTATGGATTTAGGGATGTTGTTATTGTCGATGCTCATAATTTAGAAGGTAAGCGAGAACTTGATGTATCACAGTTTAGTTTATTGGTAAAAGCTGCTTTGTCAAAGAGAAGCAAAGTATGTGAAGAGTTTATGGTTGGTTATGGAGAATCAAGTATAAAGGAACATGTTTACGTTAAAGGAATTTGCAGAGATGTTGTCAAGGCTTTAACGATGAGATGTAATGAAAATCTCTACTCCATAATATATCTCTATGGAAATAATGCCAAAGTTGGTGTGAGAGATGCTTTGAGAAAAGTAGCTATAGAGAATGGCTGCAAAGATGCTGAAGTTGTTACACTAGATGATCATACTTGCGCAGGATCAGTTTTTGATGCACCATATTATAGTATTGAATTGAGTAATAGCCTCATTGATGCTGTGAAAAATGCATTGAATGTCTCCATCAATGACCTTAAACCTGCTACAGTTAAATACCTACAATATGAATCCAAGGTTAAAGTTGCTGGTAATAAAATTTATGAATTATTAGATGTTGCAACTCGTGTTGGCTCCATAATTGTAAAATATCTGAAAATATCGTTACCATTATTATATTTTATATGGCTTGTGCTAGTTCTTATAATTAAGACTGCTATAATTTAG